From the Trifolium pratense cultivar HEN17-A07 linkage group LG4, ARS_RC_1.1, whole genome shotgun sequence genome, the window TGTTTGATTGTTCAATTGTGGCcgcttttcattcttcttctcttcttgCTGCCATCGTTCCTTTGAGTTTGAGTTCTGCCATTGTTGCTTTGCTCTTGTTCGAGTTCTCTATTTCGTGTTTTGCCATCATTTTTCTCCTTGCTCTGTTTCTGTGTGAAGGTGTATATACTCTTTCTTTTATGTTTCTGTTCGAGTTCGTTTTTCTTGGTTCgtttttgttttcattcttCTCATTCCTTTTTGTGCAATTTATTTCGTTTACTTTTGGAACTTgcttttgtctttttctgatgTGATGTCATTTTCAGTACTTTTAGAACTTAATTTTGATGGCATGTTATTTTGATTACATTTAGAACTTGATTTTGATGCGATGTAATGTTGATTACGTTTAGAGCTTACTTTGATGGGAAAAGACAAagttgattataattattaagtTTGATTGTCCCTTTAGTTTTGtgcatttttctatttttgagtatttatgtatgttgttggaatttatgtTTACTTTGTACGTggttttttgtggttttttaGTCTTCATAATAGTGGTCATTCTGCTATAGCATTTTGGGGTTTGGCACTATGCGCCGCTATCTGAGATTGACAACATAGCTTTGTTGTTGACAGTGACCTATGTATCAGGATTTAGTTTTTGTGGAGTTGGGGCGCATTTGagtaaacaatttaattaagtgcttctttcataagctatcttaaGAAATTTAATGAAGCTCTTATTTATAAGTCATTCTAGTGAGTTGATTAAACTAAgctgaaaatagtttatgagtATGTCATTAGCTATTTGTAAGTGTATGCAAATACTAATATAAGTTCTTATGTCACAAGATAAGTCCAATCAACTGTAAATAAACACTTTCAAACACTCCCTTTATGTGCAAGTTGGAAAAAACACCACATCCAATTCTCTTAGCAGACACTGAATGAGTAGATCAAGCATAGTATATAGactttattattaaattaaatgctGGAAACCAGGGTTTGCAATCCAAGTATGTATTTTGCTTTCTATATAGCATATAGGAAAATGTTATAAATGGAATAAGGTTTCTTTAAGTAGGTAATAGATTAATGCACAGAATTAACATTTGTGTGTAATTTATGTGATGCATGGATGCAAGGAAagagtaattaaaaaaaaaaaatataggataAGGGTACTGCAAATACATGTTATCTATAGTAAAAATGTATCTTAATGTGTTTAAGAATTAATGTTACGAtgaatattagaaaatataaaCACATTATATCCATAACATTTTTACTATCTTAATGTACTAAAATGAAACTATAGTTCCTTTTtaaattacaattttatttttttagtgatttgtttttagttcaatgcattttaaaatgattttgagAGGTTGTCATACTTTATTGTATATAAACAACTTTGATATGTTTCTGCCTTTTCTTTTGCATGAATGCTTCTTATATTAATAGATGTTAAGTAACTTGTATATCAACCAGTAATAACTTCCAGTTGCCAAATTTCTTAAATACCTTTTGCAGGGCTTGCGTATCCTCCACTATATTTTTACAGTGGAGGAGTCAAAGAATTCCTTGCTACAATAAAGCAACATGTTCTTCTTGTGAGGTTAGGTTCTGATTTCATTgcattttgtatttaatttcttttagtgCAATCGCCAATATATTGatgatatattataaaaattgtgaaatttacCTGGGAATTGAGAAAGTCTGTGGGGCACTAACAGTTTACAGATAGTTGTTTGATTTCCCTTTCTCACTCGTATAGTTGTATTATATCAGGAGAGGGATATAACAATAGAATACGGACATGATAATATCTTTTGTTAACATCTGGCTTGGATAACATATTTTCTAAGCTGATTGTTTGCTGAGACATTTGTCTTTGTGTGTGATTACTTTGTCTTTGTGTGATTACATTTGTCTTTGACATGTTTCATGTTCTACAAGGCCCATATGTGTTGTTAAGTTTCTCTCAAGTGGTTTTTGTGCATTGTGTCTTTTTATTGTGTATTTTTCTTTAGAAGCCTTCATGGGTAGCTTTTACTTATTTCTGTGCCAAATGTTTAATATCTCATTTTGTTTCATCTTCTGCATTTCAGATCTGCTGAAGATGCAAACGTATTCCTAGTAAATGATTTTCAGAGTACACTGCAGGTGTGTGCTGTGCAATGTTCAAGTGAACTGTGTTTAGTGTTTGCAACAGGATCATGATAGGGACTGGGGCATTATGAGGTGCTCAAGTCCAACATTGAGTAGTATGAATACTTGGTGGAGTATTTAAGTGGCTTGGTTCTTCCCCCTTGATAGCCAGCTTTTAAGGGAGGGTTCCCCAAGTGCTTGGATACTTGTCGGATTGCTTATCCTGTTTGTCTTTTGACTTTTAGCAAAATTATTTCGAGGAAAGTATTTCAAAATAATACGAGGGAATTTTACCTCGCTAATTATACATGATCATAAGTAACTTCCCCTCTTTGGTTGTTATAGTATAAATGTTAAATAACTTGTTCCTGTAGCAAATGATAAGTCCAAATGTTAAATAGCTCGTCCCTTGCAAAAATGGTGAGAGAATAATGAAAATGGTTACATGTGGAATTTGTAATTGAATATTATGTCATTATTTGGCCTGCTAACCTTTCTATTGCTTTGTTGACTTCCAGAGGACTTTGTCTTCCTTGCAACTGCCCAGGGCTGTTCCTCTTGCACGTGGACCTTCAAATATGTCAGTTGACGAGTCCACTTTGAATGAGAACCAAGAGAGGAATGATAGCGGTGTCAATAATGGAAGTGTAAGTGTTCCTCAGTTCCATGGGAGACCAAGACATAAAGTTCACGATCCTGCTCGGGACCTCTCTATTCAAGTTTTAGAGAAGTTCTCTCTTGTTACTAAGTTTGCCCGTGAAACAACTTCACAGCTCTTTAGAGAAAATCAGAGTAATGGATTTAGTGCCAATGAGAGGAGAACTCATATCCAGACTAACCTTGATCCTCCGAAGTCTTCCAATGTTGCAGAAAAAAATTCTGATGAAAATTCTGATATTCCAGATTCTCAGGAGGTAACTGCTACTTATTTCAATTGTACATTGTGCCCTGGTGATTGGTTTGGATATTGCTCATATCTGCAAAAATTTTAGTGGCTTTTTCCCCTGTTCACCTTTGTACAACATTAATAATTATAGTTAAGTAATTAATAACAgctttgtttatttgtttctcTTCTGGCAGTTTGACAATTTGTCGCTAGTATGGGGAAAACCGCGACAGTCCCCTTTAGATGCTAAAGAGGTATGTGCTGTATGTTTCATAAAAAGATTGTTTCTTATACAGACTGCTAGCAATAGATTAAATGCTTGAATTTCTCTTGGAAATGCTCAGTTAACCAAAACCAAATGCTAAAAAGGGTCCGTATTATGCTTTTGGATGGTTAATAGTTCTTTTGGAATTTCAATTAGCTTATTAAAAAACATGtatttttatcttaaaaaatttaaaatactatatatacatgtaaaaaatataaaatatgaaagtaaaatgatttttaatacttaattgtttaaatatatttgatatagaTTTTTATTAGACTTTTTTCCAAACCAGATTTATATCCTATCCATTTTGAAATGGTCTGTTATCAAATAATATGATTGTATTGTCTATATATACTGTGCTATAAAGGAGCATGCTGTTGGCGATAAGACAACTTGCATTAATTTTCAGATTTTGAGAGAGAATTGTGCAAATGGTTGAGGGATGTCATTCATGTTaagtattttgaaaattttcagaTTTTATATGCTAATTGTTTATTGGGCTCAATCATATGCAGTGGATTACCTTCTTGGATTCTGAAGGTAGAGTGACAGATTCAGAAGCTTTGAGAAAGAGAATATTTTATGGTGGACTTGACCACGAATTACGAAATGAGGTTTGTATATACAAGTTATAGGCTTAGTATCTTGATTAGAGTTGAAATATGCTTGTGCTCCTCTAATATATCTTTTTatgtaatatataaatataaatgataggTTTGGGGTTTGCTTTTGGGATACTATCCGTATGACTCAACATATGCTGAGAGAGAATTCCTGAGTTCAGTCAAGAAGTCGGAGTACGAGACCATAAAGAACCAGTGGCAGGTATaaacttgaaaatgattttctgaatcataagttagATGCAAATGATTTATGATGTCACTATTATTTCTAAAGGACTGTCCCGAAATCACGAGATGATACACACACTTTTAGTTTCTAGTTTGTTAAATATTTAAATCAAAATCATTCTGAAATGACTTCCCTTTCGAAACTTTTAAATATACTGATGATAGACTGATCAGTATCCATGAGTTGGGATTTGGATAGAAGATTGCCAAATCACATTTGATACATCACAACCACGTTAGGTATTTTTCTCACCCAGAACCAGGCAAGAACTATTGTTTCTTGATTCCTGCTACCCCAGCAAACTAGATTCTCTGAACTGTGCGATTTCAAAATAGATATGGAGCtgataataaatattaaatacaaaACCTACCCTGCAGTTGCACAGATATGATGATCTGCACATGAATATACTCATCTGTTTTTTGTTGTCTTggattattttctattttttaagtaattatgAATTCTTATAATAGACATCGCCATctcttttgacatttttttctgCTGTAATTCTATGGTTTTGCTGTAATTCTATAAGCCTTTTTCAAAGGATAAATTTGTTTATCTACTTCATGTAGAGTATCGCCCCGGCTCAGGCTAAACGATTCACGAAATTCAGGGAAAGGAAAGGGCTTATTGAGAAAGATGTGGTAAGTTGGACACTACTTTTAAATTTGAATGACTAAAAATGAACAGATAATGCTTACGTAGTTTTAactgtttttcctttttatatttGAAGGTGAGAACCGATAGATCGATCGCTTTCTATGAGGGGGATGATAATCCAAATGTGAATGTTCTGCGAGATATATTGTTGACATATTCATTCTACAACTTCGATCTTGGTTATTGTCAGGTACTGTCGACGGTTTTGGGTTTAATATTTCAACTACCATTAAAGCTTTTTTCTACTAGGTTTGGGCttaatctagttttttttttttttctttttctttctaaagGGGCTTAATCTAGTGACTAgttgttaatatatattagtAACCACATCCAAGTAGCCAGTTGTAACATTTAGTTATATAGAGAGTGATTCTTACAATTGTATCCTATGTTGTCTCTTTTCTGTATCATAGAGATACTGTATGTATCTGTATCAGAAGAGTGAAGAATCGGAAATAAAGGTGTTTCCACTGTCTTTTTGAACCAATACCCAACAATATCATGTCTTAAAGACCAAAATTTTGTTGTAATGCTCTGTTGAAGTTATCAGCCGTATTTTCGATGCATGTGTGGTGCAGTTGTTTGCTTGCTTTGATtaaacaaatcaattttgtatTCACTGTAGTCAGAGATGAGTGTCTCAATAGCTATTATTTTTCTGAACCAAATATATTATGAACTAATGAAAAATAATGTCCTATATTTTTACACGCACCATCTTCATCCCTTCTACCAATCCAGAAAAATAGTTATAGTTGAGGACTTGTAAACACATGGTTAGGGAATCTTATATGTTCCCTCTTTTGCAGGGAATGAGTGATCTTCTGTCTCCGATACTGTTTGTAATGGAGGATGAATCAGAGGCATTTTGGTGTTTTGTTGCTATGATGGAACGTCTTGGGCCCAATTTTAATCGTGACCAAAATGGCATGCACTCTCAACTTTTTGCATTATCTAAGGTTTATCTCTAGTTCTCTCTCCCTGACAAGCTGCATACACACGTCGTTGTTGATTTTTAATGATTACATTGTGCTATATTTGTTTGTCAATTTTACACTTCTCCTAGCATTATACTATTTTAACATGCATGTACTCAACCTCATTATGCATCATCATTTACGGCGTCTTTAAATAATTTGGGTATATATGTCGAGTGATTGCATATTGAAGTACTACTCCGgtttcatatataagcaaaatttggCTTTTTAgagatacattactttttcaatgaatctctaaaaagtcaaattttgcttatattatcaaaaccggagggagtagttgtGTTTTTCAATAGTTTTGCTCCTTATAAAGAGGTGCTGCTTCTTCTGACCGGACATGCTGATGTAACTGCTGAAACACATTTAATTCTACAActtcaaaaatatataagtgGGACCGAATGAGTTTTAATGgtgtgatgatgatgaatatAACCCTCTCATGTTGGATTCAAACATAGTAGGATCCAAATCTATTACCAGATTTACTATAAGTTAAAGTAATTATATGTTTGACACCAATTTACTTGCATCCAGCTGTGTttccttttcatattttttctaTTAACTACTGTGCAGAATTACAAATGAATACTTTCTGTATTAGCAACAAGAATGCATGAATTATTTCAATCAGTAACCTTTCGATGTATCAGTCTCACCtaacaacatttttatttttcttttcatgaaAATATAAGGCAAAATAGGAGTTTTAGGCTGTtagtaaattattatttgaactCGGAACTCAAATTTTAGATTGAGCTTTCTGTAGCAGAAACTGGTATTGATACTTTGATTGTCTGTATCATGGTGTTTCTATTTGTCACCACCCCCATATATATGTCCTACATTTCTATGTAACTAGTCTCCACATTATGAGATATATTGCTTTTAATCTCCTCTTTGATCCttaaacttaatttattttttgcagttGGTGGAGCTATTGGATAGTCCATTGCATAACTATTTTAAGCAGCGTGACTGtcttaattatttcttttgtttccGCTGGATTTTGATTCAATTTAAAAGGTTAGATtccttgaattttcaatttgtgtCATAATTTTTGGTGTATATGATGTTAATAAGTGTTGTATCTTTTGAACGTAGATTTAATATCCCATCAATTTAGAAGGCTATTATTAAATGGTCCTTAACTAGTTTCCATTTGAGCTGCTTTTAGAAAACCAGGACTCTGAATCTCTGCCTCCTTTAAGGAAAACGAGTCCTAcctatgttatatttctcaattcTCCTCTTCTTGCTAGAGATGATTTTGCCTCCCCTTAAGTTTAATGAATTTCAACGTAACCTAAAAAGATTCTGAAAATTAATTTTGGGACTTATGATGGACATTGGACAAGTTCTTGACAATGTTATCTAGTTACTGTCAATTGATATTGCCTTACTTCTCCCAATATATCAAGAAgaattttgtaattaaatttCATTTCGGGCTTTACATTTGCACAGGACAAACTCTGATAACAAAAATCCATCCCATttacaattttgaatttttctaaACACTCCCTCCCCTCAAAATACAAAAGAACTGAGACCGAATTTTGTTGAAAACTGGCCTTTCTTTCTGACAAAGTCTCTCCCTCCCAATGCCcgtgattttatttttagtatatACATAGTTATTAGTGTTTCTGATTTGCAAATTGCCAAGTCTGATAGGTTTAGCCTTACCTTGAATTATCTGAAACATTTATATATGCAATACTCCTTTAGGcaactaataatatttatttacatttcaGGGAGTTTGAGTACGAGAAAACAATGCGCTTGTGGGAAGTATTGTGGACACATTATCCCTCGGAACATCTGCACCTCTATGTATGTGTTGCAGTCTTGAAACGATACCGTAGTAAAATAATGGGAGAGGAAATGGACTTTGATAGCCTTTTGAAGTTTATAAACGAGCTAAGTGGTCACATTGACCTTGATGCAACGCTAAGGGATGCAGAGGCTTTATCCATATGTGCTGGTGAAGAAGGTGCAGCTCGTATCCCGCCTGGTACTCCACCATCGCTGCCTGTTGATGATGGTTCGTTTTACGTCCAACAAGATGATGAAGTGTTGTAGATAAATTTTCAGttgtcacaatttttttttgggtatagTCATAAATTTCATTCGTGAAGCatgaatattaattaacttCATTGTGCATTTCCTGATTTGATTTAGCGTACTAAATGCAACGTATCTTTGTAAATTGAGTCAAAGCCTGATACCTATGCATTTGTTCCTTGCCTTATCTCATGCGCCGTGTATCTTCAGTCTTCACTACTATTAGTCTTTTAAGTATTGAATAATGTTTTTCACTCCTAATCTTTTCCattttagtgattttttttatcaataaatgATAAAGAAAATACAATATTTAAGTATAGATTAAACTAaagaagaattttttaaaacgtcaaaataaaagtaacaaaaatttgacttagaaattaaattttgaccAAGAAAATACTGTATTCATAGGTTTTAAACATGCCTACAAATTGGTTGCCACATATGCAAAGGAAAGGAAAATGTTATTTCAAcacaattttcaaacaaaagtataacaaatatatactttttgtttttttaatattatttgcatGCATCGATTCGTGCATGTAAGTGGTAAAAAGGTGTGTCAATTGTGTGTCCTCaaattttgtgtttagataaCACTCATTCAAAGGAAAAACCTTGGTGTATATGGTTGGTTATCCttagatttaatttaagaaaaatgttaaacaatgtCCTCGAGGTCCTAGTTAAACATgttaataagaagaaaaaaaaatagaatttgtgtattcaatatcttaaaattGTAGAAAGTTACTAtctttttatcattaattttttctttaatttttttgtatgatATGCTTTATAAGTGAGCCGGAGTAATGACCATTTATAGGCTCACCCTTAATTTAATTGATAGAAACAACACAATGAATGAGTTGGttggatttaatttaatttatagcaATAACATAATGAACCAGATAATAAAATTCTTCCCTACCTCATTTGCTGCAAATGGACCAGACAGGCAATTTTACAAACTGATGTTCACCTCACTCTTCACCCCATACCATGCAATCCTTAGCCGGGAAGATAACGATATGTCTTGTCCATCATCTATGTCACTCCCTCACGTGTGTGTGTATATTTGGAACCACAGCTTAATTACACTCCAGGTTCCATATCCTTATCCATGTGATTGTGACAAACCAACTactcattaaaattaattttacatgaTTAATTGAATGGAAatgtaattaaaattttgtgtattatttttgtttgggGAAGTTAAAGTATGTTCAAGATATAGTATCAGGTTTTGAATGCTTATCGAAACAATATCAGGTTTTGAGTCCCATTCATGAAACACTtgttcaactttttcttttaagtaaaaGAAAGATGGTACATCATAATTTTCAGACAATCAAAGGAAAAAGGATTTCTacatatatatttaatgaaaaaaGTTGGTCATGTGAAATTTTTGGGTCCTATAATATAATGTATTTAATgacattaaaattattaattcacatatatatattttttataaacatatatcaGTATTATATGTATGAACATCCAAAGATGTCATGTGACAAAAGGTATTAATCACACTTTAGAACCACATGTGTCACTTCTGTGTTATTTAAATTGTGGTTGCAttcttgacaaaataaaataaaaattcaaatattacaaATGTCACATGTAGGTCTTTGATGAATGTCTCTTGTTGTCACAtggaattttttctttttttatatgtcgTTAATGTTTATGTGTcgtaataacatatcaaatgattttggatttgtctgaaattttaaacaaatgatttatatgatataaactttcaattcaacggtggattttataaaatttatatcggttaaaacgttattgagatgTGTAACATTTGGCGTCAAACTAGTGGTGTTATTTGATcctgacatatatatatatatatatatatatatatatatatatatatatatatatatatatatatatatatatatagggggctgctaacttagacccagttgggtctaagttagcaaggtgcaccttttgagttggacaaaaatacccatttttttaatttttgaaagaatagagcaacaggggcatttctgtaattttctgcaattttacacgcgccccccacttctttttcccccccaggacacgtgtcacgctgTTATTTGCCAAAATCcaagcgcgtgcatcacacgcgccgacaggcgcgcgtgggtgaAGACcacacgcggagagagaaagcttttaaaaaagaaaggccacgtgtcacgctattattggctgcgttaatttttttccatttaatactttaaactcgattatttcgtcgtaaattaattttttattttttaatttttataccaaaattcataatttttttttctctacaaatagagacttggttcgtttgatttggacaccgaaaaaaaaacgcaatttttcactactttaaactcgattatttcgtcgtaaatcaattttttattttttataccaaaattcataatttttttttctctacaaatagagacttggttcgtttgatttggacacagaaaaaaaaaactcaatttttcactaccttaatctcatttttcactaccttacatcaactccctgaaaccattctaccagaaaaatggtttcggagtacaaatctctgaaaccattctacaagctaaatggtttcagaagcaaataactaataatcaacttactgaaaccattttaccagcaaaatggtttcagattacaactctctgaaaccattctaccagataaatggtttcagaagcaaacacaattaataaattactcactgaaaccattctaccagtaaaatggtttcagaatacaactatgtgcaaccattctacaagctaaatggtttcagaagcaaataactaataatcaacttactgaaaccattctaccagcaaaatggtttcagattacaactctctgaaaccattgtaccagataaatggtttcagaagcaaacacaattaataaattactcactgaaaccattctaccagtaaaatggtttcagaatacaactatgtgcaaccattctacaagctaaatggtttcagaagcaaataactaataatcaacttactgaaaccattctaccagcaaaatggtttcagattacaactctctgaaaccattgtactagataaatggtttcagaagcaaacacaatttataaattacccattgaaaccattctaccagtaaaatggtttcagaatacaactatgtgcaaccattctaccaattaaatggtttcagaagcaaacattagtttttaattaccgttttatctcatttaattaactaaaaatagtttcaggtctccaaaaatttcataaaatataccaaaagttccagaatattatctactattttcctggtataatggtttcagtgagttggttgagtttacaacacacaagtaacgtatttagtaaacaataaaatgagattaaggtagtgaaaaattgcgtttttttttttgtgtccaaatcaaacgaaccaagtctctatttgtagggaaaaaaaaattatgaattttggtataaaaaataaaaaataaaaaattaatttacgacgaaataatcgagtttaaattataaaatggaaaaaatcacgcagactcattcatatgctgacacgtggctgccttttcaaaagcaaaattttctctctctagcttataatctagtgtggcgcagacaggatgatctgatagatcaggatcatctgggctgtctgattgatcagacagtcttaatgagatcacatcttggctgtctgatggaaatcaacggtctgtaaccatggtccttccgtacgcgcgcgacactggatccacgtctattaattgtttaagaaggtggggcgcgtgttgttatgtttttttttatgtaaaattacagaaatgcccctgttgctctattctttcaaaaattaaaagaatgggtattttggtccaattgaaaaggtgcaccttgctaacttagaccaaactagggtctaagttagaaaaccccatatatatatatatatatatatatatatatatatatatatatatatatatatatatatatatatatatatatatatatatatgtgtgtgaaTGATCAAATTACAcgggtgtaacatttgagtaatgttacaccgctcaataacgctttaacaaatacaaattttataaaatccaccgtttgattgaaagtttatatcgtatgaTCTttgttaaatttaataaaaatctaaaatcgtttatgttt encodes:
- the LOC123881939 gene encoding TBC1 domain family member 15, which produces MLDSDLHDLSDDADYAASQQQGSASVMLCNDSTKQSSSSSELQDAEIIYSKDNVAIHPTQFAISGRLKLLKQGPAVFMTWIPYKGHNADNGLSDKDRNLYTIRAVPFTDVRSIRRHTPALGWQYVIVVLSSGLAYPPLYFYSGGVKEFLATIKQHVLLVRSAEDANVFLVNDFQSTLQRTLSSLQLPRAVPLARGPSNMSVDESTLNENQERNDSGVNNGSVSVPQFHGRPRHKVHDPARDLSIQVLEKFSLVTKFARETTSQLFRENQSNGFSANERRTHIQTNLDPPKSSNVAEKNSDENSDIPDSQEFDNLSLVWGKPRQSPLDAKEWITFLDSEGRVTDSEALRKRIFYGGLDHELRNEVWGLLLGYYPYDSTYAEREFLSSVKKSEYETIKNQWQSIAPAQAKRFTKFRERKGLIEKDVVRTDRSIAFYEGDDNPNVNVLRDILLTYSFYNFDLGYCQGMSDLLSPILFVMEDESEAFWCFVAMMERLGPNFNRDQNGMHSQLFALSKLVELLDSPLHNYFKQRDCLNYFFCFRWILIQFKREFEYEKTMRLWEVLWTHYPSEHLHLYVCVAVLKRYRSKIMGEEMDFDSLLKFINELSGHIDLDATLRDAEALSICAGEEGAARIPPGTPPSLPVDDGSFYVQQDDEVL